The proteins below are encoded in one region of Flavobacterium sp. IMCC34852:
- a CDS encoding exo-beta-N-acetylmuramidase NamZ family protein: MKYFINGILLLLAYLFISSSCGIREKISERNLEPTNTVRPTVAQPIKTGADNSVTYLPLLKGKKVGIVTNQTGILSNKTHLVDYLTDQKINLQKIYAPEHGFRGTADAGELIKDGKDTKTGLPIISLYGNNKKPKPEQLVGIDVMVFDLQDVGARFYTYISSLHYIMEACAENNIPLIVLDRPNPNGAIVDGPILEKEHTSFVGMHPISLLHGMTIGEYAQMINGEKWLKKEVQCNLTVIPCLNYKREMPYSLPVKPSPNLPNDQAINLYASLCLFEGTNVSVGRGTEKQFQIYGSPFLPKSGFSFTPIPNFGAKEPMHKDQLCYGEDLTQIQKVTRLELKWLIKAYNTTSDKTKFFNDFFTKLAGTKTLQQQIEAGTSEDDIRKSWEKGLNEFKTIRQKYLIYH, translated from the coding sequence ATGAAATATTTTATCAACGGAATCTTATTGCTTTTAGCCTATTTGTTTATTTCTTCATCTTGCGGCATCAGGGAGAAAATCAGTGAGAGAAATCTTGAACCTACAAATACTGTTCGGCCAACGGTGGCACAACCTATAAAAACAGGTGCTGATAATTCAGTCACTTATCTTCCTTTATTAAAAGGAAAGAAAGTTGGCATAGTGACCAATCAAACCGGAATCCTTTCCAACAAAACACATTTAGTTGATTACCTTACAGACCAAAAAATCAACCTCCAAAAAATCTACGCACCCGAACACGGTTTTCGTGGCACCGCTGATGCAGGCGAATTGATTAAAGACGGCAAAGACACCAAAACCGGTTTGCCGATTATTTCTTTGTACGGCAACAACAAAAAACCAAAACCGGAACAATTAGTCGGAATTGACGTGATGGTTTTTGATTTACAAGATGTCGGTGCGAGATTCTACACTTATATTTCTTCGCTACACTATATTATGGAAGCTTGTGCGGAAAACAATATTCCGCTGATTGTTTTGGACCGACCCAATCCAAACGGTGCTATTGTGGACGGACCGATTTTAGAAAAAGAACACACTAGTTTTGTAGGTATGCACCCAATTTCATTACTTCACGGGATGACCATTGGCGAATATGCGCAAATGATTAACGGCGAAAAATGGTTGAAAAAAGAAGTACAATGTAACTTGACTGTGATTCCATGCTTGAATTACAAAAGGGAAATGCCATACAGTTTGCCTGTAAAACCTTCGCCGAACTTACCCAACGACCAAGCCATTAATTTATACGCCAGTTTGTGTTTGTTTGAAGGAACAAATGTAAGTGTTGGCCGCGGTACTGAAAAGCAGTTCCAAATTTACGGCTCTCCGTTTTTACCGAAAAGCGGCTTTAGCTTTACCCCGATACCGAATTTTGGTGCCAAAGAACCGATGCACAAAGACCAATTGTGTTATGGAGAAGATTTGACGCAAATTCAAAAAGTAACCCGTTTGGAACTAAAATGGTTGATTAAAGCCTACAACACCACTTCGGACAAAACCAAATTCTTCAACGACTTTTTTACCAAATTAGCAGGAACCAAAACCCTGCAACAACAAATTGAAGCCGGAACTTCCGAAGACGACATCAGAAAATCTTGGGAGAAAGGTTTGAATGAGTTTAAGACCATTCGTCAAAAGTACCTGATTTACCATTAA
- a CDS encoding ABC transporter permease, protein MKPEYFIAQRLITAKDHKSSISAPIIKIAITAIALGMIMMIVSIATGIGLQQKIRQKVSAFNGHIIISGYNDNNSDVSTKPISINQSFYPKFKNIEGITHVQAVAGKAGIIRTEAAFEGIIFKGVGKDYETANLQEYLVEGRLPDFKTNLNEEVLISQYLANRLGLKLNDKFVTYFMKENSEGYNLRNFKIVGIYNSGFQEFDASYVIGDIRHVQRINKWKPNEIGSFEVFVTDFTQIEQKGQQVYAETASTLDSVTIVEKFYYIFEWLKLFDFNIVVILIVMIAVSTINMVVALLVLILERTQMIGILKSIGANNWTIRKIFLYNAAYLIGRGLLWGNIIGIGLLLLQKYLGIIKLNPESYYVNEAPVDINLFYILLLNIGTVVICLLVLLIPSYIITKITPSKSIRFE, encoded by the coding sequence TTGAAACCGGAATACTTTATAGCCCAAAGACTCATTACTGCTAAAGACCATAAAAGTAGTATATCTGCGCCAATTATAAAAATTGCCATCACCGCCATTGCTTTGGGAATGATTATGATGATTGTTTCTATTGCGACCGGTATTGGACTTCAACAAAAAATACGCCAGAAGGTTTCTGCTTTTAACGGTCATATTATCATCTCCGGTTACAATGATAATAATTCCGATGTCAGCACTAAACCCATTTCCATCAACCAAAGTTTTTACCCTAAATTCAAAAACATTGAAGGTATTACGCATGTCCAAGCCGTAGCCGGTAAAGCCGGAATCATTCGGACTGAAGCCGCTTTCGAAGGGATTATTTTTAAAGGGGTCGGAAAAGACTACGAAACGGCCAACTTGCAAGAGTATTTGGTTGAAGGCAGGTTGCCCGATTTCAAAACCAATCTCAACGAAGAGGTGCTCATTTCACAATATCTCGCCAATCGCTTAGGTTTAAAACTCAATGATAAGTTTGTAACCTATTTTATGAAAGAAAACAGCGAAGGCTACAACTTGCGTAATTTTAAAATAGTAGGAATTTACAATTCGGGTTTTCAAGAATTCGATGCCAGTTATGTTATTGGCGATATTCGCCATGTGCAAAGAATCAATAAATGGAAACCCAATGAAATAGGTTCTTTCGAAGTCTTTGTGACCGATTTTACCCAAATAGAACAAAAAGGACAACAAGTTTATGCCGAAACAGCCTCTACCTTAGATTCTGTAACCATAGTCGAAAAATTCTACTACATCTTCGAATGGCTCAAACTATTCGACTTCAATATTGTCGTTATACTAATTGTCATGATTGCCGTATCTACCATTAATATGGTTGTAGCGCTCTTGGTTTTAATTTTAGAGCGAACTCAAATGATAGGAATTCTGAAATCAATCGGCGCCAACAATTGGACCATCCGAAAAATATTCCTTTACAACGCCGCCTACTTAATAGGAAGAGGATTGCTTTGGGGAAATATCATTGGTATCGGTTTGCTATTGTTGCAAAAATACCTCGGCATCATCAAACTCAACCCCGAAAGTTACTATGTCAACGAAGCGCCGGTCGACATCAATCTGTTTTACATATTACTTCTTAATATAGGTACTGTAGTGATTTGTTTGTTGGTTTTATTAATTCCTTCCTATATCATTACTAAAATCACACCTTCCAAATCTATCCGTTTCGAGTAG
- the cdd gene encoding cytidine deaminase — MKQININTSFAVYESVEELPLEVQSLMHQAVDIRKKAYAPYSKFRVGAALLLDNGKIVLGSNQENAAYPSGLCAERVAIFQSGAIYPEAKIVKLAVTAASDTNETKSPIPPCGACRQSISEYEFKQNTPIEIYFMGESGEVYKSDSIKNLLPLSFDKNFL, encoded by the coding sequence ATGAAGCAAATCAACATCAACACCTCGTTCGCCGTCTACGAATCGGTCGAAGAACTTCCGCTGGAAGTACAATCCTTAATGCATCAAGCGGTCGACATCAGAAAAAAAGCCTACGCTCCTTACTCGAAATTCAGAGTTGGTGCCGCATTGCTGTTAGACAATGGTAAGATTGTTTTAGGTTCCAATCAGGAAAACGCAGCTTATCCATCCGGACTTTGTGCCGAAAGGGTGGCGATTTTTCAGAGCGGTGCTATTTATCCTGAGGCCAAGATTGTAAAATTAGCGGTTACAGCAGCTTCTGATACCAACGAAACCAAGTCACCAATTCCTCCTTGTGGTGCTTGTAGACAGTCCATTTCTGAATACGAATTCAAACAGAACACTCCAATAGAAATCTATTTTATGGGAGAAAGCGGTGAGGTTTACAAATCGGATTCCATCAAAAATTTATTGCCTTTAAGCTTCGATAAAAACTTCTTATAA
- a CDS encoding pyruvate dehydrogenase complex dihydrolipoamide acetyltransferase — MATKITMPRLSDTMTEGTVATWLKKVGDKVSEGDILAEIETDKATMEFESFNAGTLLYIGIKEGETAAVDSLLAIIGKEGEDISGLISGGNSAPATAEVKAEAPAQAETQQLTDNSQPTTLPKGVVVVTMPRLSDTMTEGTVATWLKKVGDEVKEGDILAEIETDKATMEFESFNAGTLLFIGINEGQSAPVDSVLAIIGPAGTDINGIAENYKKGGAAPAAAPAATEQVATTAPVAETTQTADGGRIFASPLAKQIAKDKGINLSQVKGSGENGRITKSDVENFTPSAAAQTAPAVAPSTPQAAPAPTVKPFVPAGEKFSEEIKNSQMRKTIARRLAESKFTAPHYYLTIEVAMDEAMKSRAVINTVPDTKVSFNDMVVKACAMALKKHPQVNSQWREDAMIINHHVNIGVAVAVEDGLVVPVLNFTDQMSLTQIGASVRDLAGKAKNKKLTPAEMDGSTFTVSNLGMFGIQSFTSIINQPNSAILSVGAIEEKPVVRNGQIVVGNTMTLTLACDHRTVDGATGAQFLQTLRIFLENPVTMLA, encoded by the coding sequence ATGGCAACAAAAATCACTATGCCGCGTTTAAGCGACACGATGACCGAAGGAACCGTAGCCACTTGGTTGAAAAAAGTTGGGGACAAAGTTTCTGAAGGCGATATTTTAGCTGAAATCGAAACCGATAAAGCCACCATGGAGTTTGAGTCGTTCAATGCCGGGACTTTATTATACATCGGAATCAAAGAAGGTGAAACCGCCGCAGTAGATTCCCTTTTAGCCATCATTGGTAAAGAAGGCGAAGACATTTCCGGGTTAATTTCGGGAGGCAATTCAGCTCCAGCAACTGCTGAAGTAAAAGCTGAAGCTCCTGCTCAAGCTGAAACCCAACAGTTAACCGACAACAGTCAACCGACAACCCTACCAAAAGGAGTTGTAGTAGTCACCATGCCGCGTTTGAGCGACACGATGACAGAAGGAACTGTAGCGACTTGGTTGAAAAAAGTAGGTGACGAAGTGAAAGAAGGAGACATTTTAGCCGAAATCGAAACCGATAAAGCTACTATGGAATTCGAATCTTTCAACGCCGGTACTTTATTATTCATTGGAATTAATGAAGGACAATCGGCACCGGTAGACAGCGTATTAGCTATCATCGGTCCTGCAGGAACAGACATTAACGGCATAGCCGAAAATTATAAAAAAGGTGGCGCTGCTCCAGCGGCGGCTCCGGCAGCAACAGAACAAGTAGCAACAACTGCACCGGTTGCCGAAACCACTCAAACAGCGGATGGTGGAAGAATTTTTGCTTCGCCATTAGCCAAGCAAATTGCTAAAGACAAAGGAATCAACTTGTCTCAAGTAAAAGGTTCAGGTGAAAACGGCCGTATCACCAAAAGTGATGTAGAGAATTTTACGCCTTCAGCGGCTGCACAAACCGCTCCGGCTGTTGCACCAAGCACTCCACAAGCTGCTCCTGCTCCTACAGTAAAACCATTTGTCCCGGCCGGCGAAAAATTCAGCGAAGAAATCAAAAACTCGCAAATGCGTAAAACCATAGCGCGTCGCTTGGCAGAATCTAAATTCACAGCTCCTCACTACTACCTAACCATAGAAGTAGCGATGGACGAAGCGATGAAATCTCGCGCTGTTATCAATACCGTTCCGGATACGAAAGTATCGTTTAATGATATGGTAGTAAAAGCTTGTGCTATGGCGCTTAAAAAGCATCCACAAGTGAATTCACAATGGAGAGAAGATGCGATGATTATCAACCACCATGTTAATATTGGTGTTGCTGTTGCCGTTGAAGACGGTCTGGTAGTGCCGGTATTGAATTTTACCGACCAAATGAGCCTGACTCAAATTGGCGCCAGCGTAAGAGATTTAGCCGGTAAAGCCAAAAACAAAAAACTAACTCCGGCCGAAATGGACGGCAGTACGTTTACGGTTTCTAATTTGGGTATGTTCGGCATCCAATCTTTCACTTCTATTATCAACCAACCGAATTCTGCCATCCTATCAGTAGGAGCGATAGAAGAAAAACCGGTAGTAAGAAACGGTCAGATAGTAGTTGGAAATACAATGACACTAACATTAGCTTGCGACCACAGAACTGTTGACGGTGCAACAGGAGCACAATTCTTGCAAACACTGAGAATCTTCTTGGAGAATCCGGTTACTATGTTGGCGTAA
- the porV gene encoding type IX secretion system outer membrane channel protein PorV, which translates to MKKIAILFILFTTIPTIKAQQDSRVITTGVPFLLVAADARAAGMADQGVATSADAFSQQWNPAKYAFSLDKQGFTASYTPYLTDLVNDISLGQATYYNRINERSAFAASLRYFGLGEIEFRREADDPAQIVKPNELALDGSYSLKLSERFAMAVAGRYIRSQLRFPTESGGDAKPASSFAFDIAGFYQGEETALADFNGRLRLGFNFQNLGPKINYDAGQDDESSANFLPANMRLGGGYDFIFDEYNKVSVNIELAKLLVPTPQSADLDGDGLVTTPEELALRDANNAAYNKVNWVSGIFKSFNDAPGGFSEELKEFTYSVGAEYLYQDSFAMRLGYFNESPEKGARKFFSLGAGFKYNVVKVDVSYLFSASKVKNPLENTLRFSLTFNFGDKYEEY; encoded by the coding sequence ATGAAAAAAATTGCAATCCTTTTTATATTATTTACCACCATACCCACTATAAAAGCCCAGCAAGATAGTCGTGTTATTACAACAGGAGTTCCCTTTTTATTAGTAGCCGCTGATGCCCGTGCCGCCGGTATGGCAGACCAAGGTGTCGCTACTTCTGCTGACGCTTTTTCCCAACAATGGAATCCGGCGAAATATGCTTTTTCTTTAGATAAACAAGGTTTCACTGCAAGTTATACTCCTTATTTAACCGATTTAGTAAATGACATCTCATTAGGTCAAGCCACTTATTATAACAGAATCAACGAGAGAAGTGCTTTTGCCGCCAGCTTACGTTATTTTGGTTTGGGAGAAATTGAATTCAGAAGAGAAGCAGATGACCCGGCGCAAATTGTAAAACCAAACGAACTAGCGCTTGACGGATCTTACTCTTTAAAATTAAGCGAAAGATTTGCCATGGCCGTAGCCGGACGATACATACGTTCCCAACTAAGATTCCCAACAGAATCAGGAGGCGATGCCAAGCCGGCCAGTTCTTTTGCTTTTGATATTGCCGGTTTTTACCAAGGAGAAGAAACCGCTTTAGCCGACTTTAATGGGCGTTTGAGATTGGGATTCAACTTTCAAAACTTAGGCCCGAAAATCAATTACGACGCCGGTCAAGATGATGAAAGCAGTGCTAACTTCCTCCCTGCTAACATGAGATTAGGTGGTGGTTATGACTTCATTTTTGACGAATACAATAAAGTATCGGTTAATATTGAATTAGCCAAACTTTTGGTGCCAACCCCACAAAGTGCCGATTTAGATGGTGACGGATTGGTTACCACTCCGGAAGAATTAGCCTTGAGAGATGCAAACAATGCTGCCTACAACAAAGTCAACTGGGTTTCTGGTATTTTCAAATCGTTCAATGATGCTCCGGGCGGATTCAGCGAAGAGTTAAAAGAATTCACTTATTCTGTTGGAGCCGAATATTTATACCAAGATTCCTTTGCCATGCGATTGGGTTATTTCAATGAAAGCCCGGAAAAAGGAGCCAGAAAATTTTTCTCTCTGGGTGCCGGATTTAAATACAATGTAGTCAAAGTAGATGTGTCCTATTTATTCTCCGCATCCAAAGTAAAAAACCCATTGGAAAACACGTTGCGTTTTTCCCTAACGTTTAACTTTGGTGATAAATACGAAGAATATTAG
- the pdhA gene encoding pyruvate dehydrogenase (acetyl-transferring) E1 component subunit alpha, translating into MKEVTREVYLKWYEDMLFWRKFEDKLAALYIQQKVRGFLHLYNGQEAVLAGALHVMNLGGKDKMITAYRNHVQPIGMGVDPRKVMAELLGKVTGTSKGMGGSMHIFSKEHGFYGGHGIVGAQIPVGAGMAFADKYFETGGVTLTYFGDGAARQGSLHEAFNMAMLWKLPVVFICENNGYAMGTSVERTANHTDIWKLGLGYEMPCGPVDGMNPVKVAEAMHEAMERARRGDGPTFLEMKTYRYRGHSMSDAQLYRSKEEVEEYKKIDPITQVLDVIKEKKYATDAEIEVIDERVKDLVEECATFAEESPFPEAQQLYDVVYEQENYPFIPHRL; encoded by the coding sequence ATGAAAGAAGTAACCAGAGAAGTTTATTTAAAATGGTATGAAGACATGCTGTTTTGGAGAAAGTTTGAAGACAAACTTGCCGCACTTTATATTCAACAAAAAGTTAGAGGATTTCTTCACTTATATAATGGTCAGGAAGCCGTTTTAGCAGGTGCTTTGCACGTGATGAACTTGGGCGGAAAAGACAAAATGATTACAGCCTATCGTAATCACGTTCAACCTATCGGAATGGGTGTTGACCCAAGAAAAGTAATGGCTGAACTTTTAGGAAAAGTAACAGGAACATCCAAAGGAATGGGTGGATCGATGCACATCTTCTCCAAAGAACATGGATTTTATGGTGGTCATGGTATCGTAGGAGCTCAAATTCCTGTGGGTGCCGGTATGGCTTTCGCCGATAAATATTTCGAAACCGGTGGGGTTACCCTAACCTATTTTGGGGATGGTGCTGCACGTCAAGGTTCGTTACACGAAGCTTTTAACATGGCCATGTTATGGAAATTACCGGTAGTATTCATTTGTGAAAACAATGGTTATGCGATGGGAACTTCTGTAGAAAGAACCGCAAACCACACCGACATTTGGAAACTTGGTTTAGGTTACGAAATGCCATGCGGACCGGTGGATGGAATGAATCCTGTAAAAGTAGCCGAAGCCATGCACGAAGCCATGGAAAGAGCACGTCGCGGAGACGGACCAACCTTCTTGGAAATGAAAACTTACCGTTACAGAGGTCACTCTATGTCGGATGCGCAACTATACCGCTCAAAAGAAGAAGTGGAAGAATACAAAAAAATTGACCCAATTACCCAAGTATTGGATGTCATTAAAGAGAAAAAGTACGCTACAGATGCTGAAATTGAAGTGATAGACGAAAGAGTGAAAGATTTAGTAGAAGAATGTGCAACATTCGCCGAAGAATCTCCTTTTCCGGAAGCACAACAATTGTATGACGTGGTTTACGAACAAGAAAATTATCCTTTCATCCCTCACAGACTATAA
- a CDS encoding T9SS type A sorting domain-containing protein translates to MKSLRYILLVLGFYSYGQTCDIMVDAVKSESEIVILSHTQSQFNNWGNMVATKIDGNGETLWSQQYNNAALSIDATVPYKIYDATGDFYFILALVTAYDPVGQWSPSRFQLWKINKSNGGLVWRSSSFDGVQTYVEYEFIDYDANNVILVEPKYSSGGSNIGRKINLISKTAPTYSGTVIFEDTVSTDSHSYCKDSKGNLIFVYHESNAYPYIKKINGIDFNTTLWRKTYMSGLPSEGLLPTIAYLFLDSADNLYALSEEDDMDVYKINSNNGNVFWKSNNVSNEAFVSDHKFKDNYLYLSFRHWYVGSVTTSFEIKKINISNGVLAWNHTSPTTILNMSTIGTPNSDNGTNEAILSFDFGCNNDIFATGYYASDHWDPAAWGIMRINDLNGTKINDNTIFDNYNQIVDFSSVGLGAYVINGQVIFLGNLEYSQGNNVRTVVKTDITLNNITSVQAPCSVLEINQPDYSSLIEAYPNPTKGVVYFELEDTMLLERLTLYSIEGKELNSWENANSIDLYSYPAGIYLVKLLTDKKEIIVKKIVKN, encoded by the coding sequence ATGAAATCACTTAGATATATACTATTGGTATTGGGATTCTATTCCTATGGACAAACTTGTGATATTATGGTTGATGCTGTAAAATCTGAAAGCGAAATTGTAATACTTTCCCATACACAAAGTCAGTTTAATAATTGGGGAAACATGGTTGCTACAAAAATAGACGGCAATGGGGAAACGTTATGGAGTCAACAATATAACAATGCGGCTCTTTCAATTGATGCAACAGTACCATATAAGATTTACGATGCTACCGGAGATTTTTATTTTATATTGGCATTAGTAACGGCCTATGATCCGGTTGGGCAATGGAGTCCATCACGCTTTCAATTATGGAAAATAAACAAAAGCAATGGTGGCTTGGTTTGGAGGTCTTCTTCTTTTGATGGTGTCCAAACTTATGTTGAGTATGAGTTCATTGACTATGATGCCAACAATGTTATTTTGGTTGAACCTAAATATTCTTCCGGTGGCAGCAATATCGGTCGCAAAATAAATTTGATAAGTAAAACCGCTCCAACTTATTCCGGAACAGTGATTTTTGAAGATACCGTATCTACGGATTCCCATAGTTACTGTAAGGATTCAAAAGGGAATCTTATTTTTGTTTATCATGAATCAAATGCCTATCCTTACATAAAAAAAATTAACGGTATCGATTTCAATACAACACTCTGGAGAAAAACTTATATGAGCGGACTTCCTTCAGAAGGTTTACTCCCTACTATTGCTTATTTATTTTTGGATAGTGCAGACAATCTTTATGCGTTGAGTGAAGAAGATGATATGGATGTTTATAAAATAAATTCCAATAATGGTAATGTTTTTTGGAAGAGTAATAATGTGTCTAATGAGGCTTTTGTTTCTGACCATAAGTTTAAAGATAATTATTTATACCTTAGTTTTAGGCATTGGTATGTTGGCTCAGTTACAACATCTTTTGAGATAAAAAAGATAAACATTTCGAACGGGGTATTAGCATGGAATCATACCAGTCCGACCACAATACTTAACATGTCTACGATTGGAACACCTAATAGTGATAACGGTACAAATGAAGCAATATTATCATTTGATTTTGGATGCAACAATGACATATTTGCGACGGGTTATTATGCTTCTGATCACTGGGATCCTGCTGCATGGGGAATTATGAGAATAAATGATTTGAATGGAACAAAAATCAACGACAATACTATTTTTGATAATTACAATCAAATTGTAGATTTTTCAAGTGTTGGTCTAGGAGCTTATGTTATCAATGGTCAAGTTATATTTTTAGGGAATTTAGAATATTCTCAAGGGAACAATGTTCGAACGGTTGTAAAAACGGATATTACATTAAATAATATTACCAGTGTGCAAGCTCCATGCAGCGTTTTAGAGATTAACCAACCTGACTATTCTAGTTTGATAGAAGCATATCCAAATCCCACAAAAGGAGTTGTCTATTTTGAATTAGAAGATACTATGCTTTTGGAAAGATTAACTCTTTATTCAATAGAAGGGAAAGAACTTAATAGCTGGGAAAATGCCAATTCAATCGATCTTTACAGTTATCCTGCAGGAATATATCTTGTAAAACTACTTACAGATAAAAAAGAAATTATAGTAAAAAAGATTGTTAAGAATTAG